In the Endozoicomonas sp. SCSIO W0465 genome, ACCGATCCATTTTCCCGGTGAATGTCTTGTACCTCAGGCAACCTTCTGAACTCACAACTGAAATAAGGTTTAACCGATGCCTGGAGCCTGTTGTTTTTACAACTGGGGTTAGACCTTTTATGCCCCAGGTTCGACCACGGTGACACTCGGATTTTGCTGTAGATTCTTCAAGAAAGAAGATGATTGCATCTTGCTCTTCTGCCTGCTGGAGTATCGCCGGGTAACGGACGTTCAGCCATTCTTCTACTTTCTTTTATCCTGTTCCCACGCTCCCCAGCGAGGCTTTTGTGGAGAGAAGCCCAAGCGTTTCAAGAGCCTGGCAACTCCAGAAGGAACGTATTTAACCTGAAAGGTCTTTTCAATCAGAGTGGTGATGATTTGGCTCGTCCACAGTGACGTCTGGTAACCATAATCAATAGGAGTTCGAGTTCTCAGTAATATCTTAAGCTGCTGTTCCTGCTCTTGCGATAGCCTGGGCTTGGGTCCAGTTTTACCTGTCCGGGTTTTCAGGCCATCCCAGCCTTCTTGGTTATAACGATCAATCCATTGATAGACGATTTTTCTTGAGGTGCCATACTTTCGAGCAAGATTTGTAGGATTCATGCCAGAATGCCAGTCTTTTATGGCTTTGAATCGAATTTCTTCCCTGATGGAATCGGAAAGTCTGCGTCCGTCAATGTTGTTCATTACTACCTCATTTATAAGGTAGCGGATAATACCATACGTCAATAGTTACCTATAATTGTCGCAGATCAACAATATGTACTCAAAAAGCCGTACTTGATCCACACGACAACCATTGCGCAGCACTCTCGATTTTCTGAGCCAATCTCGGGAATGTTCCGCTACCTGTAAGCCTATCTGTTAAATAGTGCCAGAATGAAAGCCCATATTGTCGACAGGTTTTCTTGAGGCTTGCAAAGGTGTCTCTGCTCCGTCGGCCGCTCTCACTTTTGGTGCCACCACTGATTTTACGCCGTTTGACGTGTTCTCTTATCTGGCTTTCGCTGAGGTTGTTATGAAGAGGCAGTACCGGGTTATCCAGAACCATCAACAATTCCTGTTCAATTACAGCAAGAC is a window encoding:
- a CDS encoding winged helix-turn-helix domain-containing protein is translated as MNNIDGRRLSDSIREEIRFKAIKDWHSGMNPTNLARKYGTSRKIVYQWIDRYNQEGWDGLKTRTGKTGPKPRLSQEQEQQLKILLRTRTPIDYGYQTSLWTSQIITTLIEKTFQVKYVPSGVARLLKRLGFSPQKPRWGAWEQDKRK